In one Spirosoma rigui genomic region, the following are encoded:
- a CDS encoding acetyltransferase has product MAKVIIFGVMDTAELAHFYLTHDSEHEVVAFTVSREYMHDTQFKGLPLVAFEDVETAFSPQEYKFFAPMTGRGMNKNRERIYLEAKAKGYEFISYISSKATLFGNEIGENCFILEDNTIQPFTTIGNNVVLWSGNHIGHHGQIKDHVFFTSHVVMSGHCVIEPYCFFGVNSTIRDFLHIATGTLVGMAAAIYKNTDEWGVYIGNPAKKLPTPSHEAY; this is encoded by the coding sequence ATGGCAAAGGTTATCATTTTCGGGGTAATGGACACGGCCGAACTGGCACACTTCTACCTTACTCACGACTCGGAGCACGAAGTCGTTGCGTTCACCGTTAGTCGGGAGTACATGCACGACACCCAGTTTAAAGGGTTGCCGCTGGTAGCTTTTGAGGATGTTGAAACGGCATTTTCGCCCCAGGAGTACAAGTTTTTCGCGCCGATGACGGGCCGTGGCATGAACAAAAACCGTGAGCGGATCTACCTCGAAGCAAAAGCAAAAGGGTATGAGTTCATCTCCTACATCAGCTCCAAAGCAACCCTGTTCGGCAACGAGATTGGCGAGAATTGCTTCATCCTCGAAGATAATACCATTCAGCCGTTCACCACAATTGGCAATAACGTCGTGCTGTGGAGTGGCAACCACATTGGTCACCACGGCCAGATCAAGGACCACGTCTTCTTCACGTCGCACGTGGTTATGTCGGGGCACTGTGTAATTGAGCCTTACTGCTTCTTCGGTGTCAACAGTACCATCCGCGATTTTCTGCACATTGCAACCGGAACGCTGGTGGGTATGGCGGCTGCCATTTACAAGAATACCGACGAGTGGGGCGTTTACATTGGCAACCCTGCGAAGAAATTACCAACCCCCAGCCACGAAGCGTATTAA
- a CDS encoding glycosyltransferase family 4 protein has translation MTILFIGHDANRAGAQYLLLHLLTYLRESGVKTGLVLGDDGPLLADYERVTTVYRVFSPPVVQSGGLRGRVLTKLGISQPANGQRTVSAELLQQIRAEHYDLILANTIANGGLLRLLEPLGLPFALYVHELENSIRIYTRPDDLAFELARVSHVFCGSEAVRQNLISHHGLTTGNTSVLNSLMHTQTLLTKLAAVDRQAVRKQLGIPANAVVVGGCGNAEWRKGVDLFLLLARQVLNTHPDTYFVWVGVHESGDEAQRLRYDLDRMGIAERVHLLPPGGNYLDYVACFDMFTLTSREDPYPLVILEAGLNRNPVLCFEQSGGSPDYVGTDTGCLVPYLDLSTMAKVIGQLADNPNERTRLGAIFYDRAMRHDVSALVPQLLKRLESTVARPIQDKHGSR, from the coding sequence ATGACCATTTTATTCATAGGCCACGATGCCAACCGCGCCGGGGCTCAGTACTTACTACTTCACCTGCTTACCTACCTGCGCGAATCCGGCGTTAAAACCGGTCTGGTGCTGGGTGATGACGGCCCCCTGCTCGCCGACTACGAACGTGTAACAACGGTTTATCGGGTGTTTTCGCCCCCCGTTGTTCAGTCGGGTGGCCTGCGTGGGCGAGTATTGACAAAACTGGGTATTAGCCAGCCCGCCAACGGACAGCGTACGGTGTCGGCGGAGCTGCTGCAGCAGATTCGTGCGGAGCACTACGACCTCATACTGGCTAACACCATCGCCAATGGTGGCCTGTTGCGCCTGCTGGAGCCGCTGGGCCTTCCCTTCGCGCTCTATGTACACGAGTTGGAGAATTCGATTCGGATTTACACCCGGCCCGACGATCTGGCCTTCGAACTGGCCCGCGTAAGCCATGTCTTTTGTGGTTCGGAAGCCGTTCGCCAGAATTTGATCAGCCACCATGGGCTGACGACTGGCAACACGTCGGTGCTCAATTCGCTGATGCATACCCAGACCTTGCTGACCAAACTGGCGGCCGTTGATCGGCAGGCGGTTCGGAAGCAGCTGGGAATACCCGCCAATGCCGTTGTGGTGGGCGGATGCGGCAATGCCGAATGGCGAAAAGGAGTCGATTTGTTTTTACTCCTCGCCCGGCAGGTACTCAACACGCACCCCGATACGTACTTCGTGTGGGTGGGTGTCCATGAATCGGGGGATGAAGCCCAGCGGCTCCGCTACGACCTCGACCGGATGGGTATTGCCGAACGCGTTCACCTGCTACCGCCGGGGGGCAACTACCTGGACTACGTGGCCTGTTTTGATATGTTCACCCTTACCTCGCGCGAAGACCCTTACCCACTGGTCATTCTGGAAGCGGGGCTGAACCGGAATCCGGTTCTGTGCTTCGAGCAATCGGGCGGCAGTCCGGACTACGTAGGCACCGATACGGGTTGCCTGGTGCCCTACCTGGACCTCTCGACGATGGCAAAAGTTATTGGTCAACTGGCCGACAACCCGAACGAACGAACCCGGCTGGGTGCTATTTTCTACGACCGGGCCATGCGCCACGATGTGAGTGCCCTGGTCCCCCAACTGCTGAAGCGACTCGAATCGACCGTTGCCCGGCCAATCCAGGACAAGCATGGTAGTCGGTAA
- a CDS encoding NAD-dependent epimerase/dehydratase family protein, with amino-acid sequence MVVGKGMIASRFSTFRNRDDVVIFASGVSNSKETRPEPFARERQLVEDTLAQCSGSLFVYFSTASIDDPTEQGSPYVLHKLALERLIADRATNHLLVRASNVVGGPGNPHTILNFFVDRIRRHEPFTIWQHASRNLIDIDDVYRVVTYFIGEPSTWNQTILVANPHSVSPLDLVQAIEVHTGQQAQYELVDRGVPFALSVDTISDQLDVSNSNWQPERYVAHLLKKYYA; translated from the coding sequence ATGGTAGTCGGTAAAGGAATGATTGCCAGCCGGTTCAGCACATTCAGGAACCGGGATGACGTGGTTATATTTGCGTCGGGCGTATCGAACTCAAAGGAGACCCGCCCCGAACCTTTTGCCCGTGAACGGCAGCTGGTCGAGGACACACTGGCGCAATGTTCAGGCAGTCTGTTCGTTTATTTCAGCACGGCCAGCATAGACGATCCGACGGAACAGGGCTCTCCCTACGTGCTGCACAAGCTGGCGCTGGAACGACTCATTGCCGACCGGGCAACGAATCATTTGCTGGTACGGGCCTCGAACGTAGTGGGTGGTCCCGGCAATCCGCACACGATCCTTAATTTTTTTGTGGACCGGATCCGGCGGCACGAGCCGTTTACGATCTGGCAGCATGCCAGCCGGAACCTGATTGACATTGATGACGTATATAGAGTTGTCACTTATTTCATTGGTGAACCATCGACCTGGAATCAGACTATACTGGTAGCTAACCCACACTCGGTTAGCCCGCTGGACCTGGTTCAGGCAATCGAGGTTCATACCGGACAGCAGGCGCAGTATGAACTGGTTGACAGAGGGGTACCGTTTGCCTTGTCGGTAGACACAATCAGTGACCAACTCGATGTATCTAATTCTAACTGGCAACCGGAGCGCTACGTCGCGCATTTGCTCAAGAAATATTACGCATGA
- a CDS encoding glycosyltransferase family 9 protein, which produces MKYFQLRWLKSTIGDRPLVAIILSEQMGDIIACEPVAREVRRLHPTAYIIWVVREPYIELVEHHPGLDGYLVEKCPSERVYLLKSGIYDKVYNMHISHRKCRYCPEDPVNPTADAIGLTFDNYLDRGDLLYTFSQGAGLSALTDDPRMYIPETVRRQVAALNLESSPIVIHCQSSHVMRDWPAENWNRLVRWLLHTYPNPIIEVGMNPIVNVDDPRFRSLCGQLSLLQTAEVIRQARLFIGIESGPAHMANAGGTTGIILQGQLFDFIDYLTYSGRYKRGEGVTIVNAHDHPCAELPYADVQRAVQQELGQPKLV; this is translated from the coding sequence ATGAAATATTTTCAACTGCGCTGGCTGAAATCGACGATTGGCGACCGCCCGCTGGTGGCTATCATTCTGTCGGAACAAATGGGCGATATCATTGCGTGCGAACCAGTAGCCCGGGAAGTACGTCGCTTACACCCAACCGCTTATATCATCTGGGTTGTTCGTGAGCCGTACATTGAACTCGTCGAACACCACCCCGGCCTCGACGGGTACCTGGTTGAAAAATGCCCCAGTGAGCGGGTGTATTTGCTTAAATCCGGCATTTATGACAAGGTGTATAATATGCACATCTCGCACCGGAAATGTCGCTACTGCCCCGAAGACCCCGTCAATCCAACGGCCGATGCCATTGGACTCACCTTCGACAACTACCTGGACCGGGGCGACCTGCTGTATACGTTCTCGCAGGGTGCCGGCCTTTCTGCACTGACTGATGATCCCCGTATGTACATCCCGGAAACAGTTCGCCGGCAGGTTGCCGCGCTGAATCTGGAGTCGTCCCCCATCGTCATCCACTGCCAGTCGAGCCACGTCATGCGCGACTGGCCCGCCGAAAACTGGAACCGACTGGTTCGCTGGCTGTTACACACCTATCCCAACCCGATCATTGAAGTGGGGATGAATCCGATTGTCAATGTAGATGATCCTCGTTTCAGGAGTCTCTGCGGCCAGTTGAGTCTGTTGCAGACGGCCGAAGTGATCCGGCAGGCGCGCTTATTCATCGGCATCGAAAGCGGACCGGCTCATATGGCCAATGCGGGCGGCACTACGGGCATCATTCTGCAGGGTCAGCTGTTCGATTTTATTGATTATTTAACCTACTCAGGGCGGTACAAACGGGGAGAAGGTGTTACTATTGTGAACGCTCACGACCACCCCTGTGCCGAACTCCCGTATGCCGATGTGCAACGGGCTGTACAGCAGGAACTAGGCCAGCCAAAGCTTGTATGA
- a CDS encoding DegT/DnrJ/EryC1/StrS family aminotransferase, which yields MINVTKSYLPDLEEYTNYLKGIWERVHLTNDGPLLRDLEAQMKEFLGVKHLKFCTNGTIVLQMALKAMDITKEVITTPFSYVATTNALLWEGCTPVFADIRPDDYCIDPDKIEALITEDTQAIMATHVYGNACRIEQIQAIAQKHNLKVIYDAAHTFGANYNGRSILSYGDVSTCSFHATKVFHTVEGGCIVTDDDALAEKLHFYRSFGHRNDDYYSIGINAKNSEFHAAMGLCVLPKVPALIEARKQVFGYYNDRLDFSRITRPVLTPGVDYNYAYYPVVFDSEETLLRVADSLKAQDISPRRYFFPSLNTLPFSVGHQPCPVSEDVSLRVLCLPLYPDLAEADADRIAGIVNEAVALVHID from the coding sequence ATGATTAACGTCACTAAGTCATATTTGCCCGATCTGGAAGAATACACCAATTACCTGAAAGGTATTTGGGAGCGTGTTCACCTAACCAACGACGGCCCCCTGCTGCGGGACCTGGAAGCGCAGATGAAGGAGTTCCTGGGAGTCAAGCACCTGAAATTCTGCACCAACGGTACCATTGTTCTGCAAATGGCGCTGAAGGCAATGGATATTACGAAAGAGGTGATCACAACCCCTTTTTCCTACGTAGCTACCACAAACGCACTGCTCTGGGAAGGCTGCACGCCCGTCTTTGCCGACATCCGGCCGGACGACTACTGCATTGATCCCGACAAAATAGAAGCCCTCATCACCGAGGATACGCAGGCCATAATGGCTACCCACGTGTATGGAAACGCGTGCCGGATCGAGCAGATCCAGGCCATTGCCCAGAAGCACAACCTGAAAGTCATTTACGATGCTGCTCATACGTTTGGGGCCAACTACAACGGCCGGTCCATTCTGAGCTATGGTGATGTCAGCACGTGCAGCTTCCATGCTACCAAAGTGTTCCATACGGTCGAAGGCGGCTGCATTGTAACCGATGACGATGCGCTGGCCGAAAAACTTCATTTCTATCGGTCGTTCGGTCACCGCAACGACGACTATTACAGCATTGGTATCAATGCCAAGAACTCGGAGTTTCACGCGGCTATGGGGCTGTGTGTACTTCCCAAAGTCCCCGCGCTGATCGAAGCCCGGAAACAGGTTTTTGGGTATTACAATGACCGGCTCGACTTTAGCCGGATCACGCGCCCGGTGCTCACGCCGGGTGTCGATTATAACTACGCTTATTACCCCGTCGTATTCGACTCGGAGGAAACACTCCTGCGCGTTGCCGACTCGCTGAAGGCACAGGACATATCCCCCCGCCGGTATTTTTTCCCCTCGCTCAACACGCTGCCATTCTCGGTAGGTCACCAGCCCTGCCCCGTATCGGAAGACGTATCGTTACGCGTGTTATGCCTGCCGCTTTACCCCGACCTGGCCGAAGCCGATGCTGACCGGATTGCGGGAATCGTGAATGAAGCGGTTGCTTTAGTACACATCGACTGA
- a CDS encoding WbqC family protein — protein MTLAIMQPYFLPYIGYMQLMSAVDTFVLYDDVAFINRGWINRNKVLINGQEYLFTVPLKDASQNKRINEVKLADDPKWRSKLLKTIEQGYRKAPYYGVVMPLTEKVVNFATDSIAGLVHNSLVELNQYLGLTTRLVASSSIYENVHLKAQERILDICRQEGATRYINPIGGVELYDKPTFEQAGIELNFIKAKRVTYPQLSRGTQPTDFVPWLSVLDALMFCDVPTVRAMLGEYELV, from the coding sequence ATGACACTTGCCATCATGCAGCCCTATTTTTTGCCTTACATCGGCTACATGCAGTTGATGAGTGCGGTCGACACCTTTGTGCTCTATGACGACGTAGCATTCATCAATCGGGGCTGGATCAATCGGAATAAGGTGCTGATTAACGGACAGGAATACCTCTTTACCGTTCCTCTGAAAGATGCCAGCCAGAACAAGCGGATCAACGAAGTGAAGCTGGCCGATGATCCAAAGTGGCGTAGCAAACTCCTGAAGACTATCGAACAGGGCTACCGAAAAGCGCCCTATTATGGAGTGGTAATGCCCCTGACCGAAAAAGTCGTCAATTTTGCAACCGACTCCATCGCCGGTCTGGTTCACAACAGCCTGGTCGAGCTGAATCAGTACCTCGGTCTGACAACCCGGCTGGTCGCGTCGTCATCGATCTACGAGAATGTTCACCTGAAAGCCCAGGAGCGGATTCTGGATATTTGTCGGCAGGAAGGAGCTACGCGGTACATTAACCCGATTGGCGGAGTTGAGCTTTACGATAAACCAACCTTCGAGCAGGCGGGCATCGAGCTTAATTTTATCAAGGCGAAACGGGTGACGTATCCTCAGCTGAGCCGGGGTACCCAGCCAACCGACTTTGTGCCCTGGCTATCGGTACTGGATGCGCTGATGTTCTGCGACGTGCCGACCGTCCGGGCGATGCTGGGAGAGTACGAACTAGTATAA
- a CDS encoding glycosyltransferase family 2 protein: MAVLARPTCSIALCTYNGEEFLPAQWQSILDQERLPDEVVICDDESTDGTVALLRQYAADAPFTVRILENKKRLGYNKNFEQVMQQCTGDLIFICDQDDYWFPEKISTMSRFMADHPTTKLAFCDAWVTDEQLQGRQSRFWEWIRFDKATQQRWKDGEAMEIMLDGNRVMGCATVIRRDFLKTLLPIPDVVPGYIYDGWLGLVSAACEVIQFIDEPLQLYRTHMQQQVGVRPEEPKERIRLVDRVARHRAKKLAPLRDKQAQLATISQLLAVRVPNAPGLPQLHRRLEHFTMRSCLPHFRARRVLPVLHSLQKGNYKRYADVSANWLAPYLAALGDLLE; encoded by the coding sequence ATGGCTGTACTGGCCCGACCAACTTGCTCAATTGCTCTTTGCACGTACAATGGTGAAGAGTTTCTGCCTGCTCAATGGCAGAGCATTCTTGACCAGGAGAGGCTACCCGATGAGGTGGTCATTTGCGATGACGAATCGACCGACGGCACGGTTGCCTTACTCAGGCAATACGCGGCTGATGCCCCGTTCACCGTACGTATTCTGGAAAACAAGAAGCGACTGGGCTACAATAAAAACTTTGAGCAGGTCATGCAGCAATGCACCGGCGATCTGATTTTTATTTGCGATCAGGATGATTACTGGTTTCCGGAAAAAATCAGCACCATGTCCCGCTTCATGGCCGACCACCCCACTACCAAACTCGCCTTCTGCGATGCCTGGGTAACCGACGAGCAGTTGCAGGGACGACAAAGCCGGTTCTGGGAATGGATCCGGTTCGACAAAGCCACCCAACAGCGGTGGAAAGACGGCGAAGCCATGGAAATCATGCTGGACGGTAACCGGGTGATGGGGTGTGCTACCGTGATCCGGCGGGATTTTCTCAAAACACTGCTCCCCATTCCGGATGTCGTCCCCGGCTACATCTACGACGGCTGGCTGGGACTGGTATCGGCAGCCTGCGAAGTCATCCAGTTTATTGACGAGCCGCTCCAGCTCTACCGCACGCACATGCAGCAGCAAGTGGGGGTGCGACCCGAAGAGCCCAAGGAGCGCATCCGGCTCGTTGATCGCGTAGCCCGGCACCGCGCCAAGAAGCTGGCCCCCCTGCGCGATAAACAGGCACAGCTCGCCACGATCAGCCAGTTATTGGCCGTTCGGGTACCCAACGCGCCGGGTTTGCCCCAGCTACACCGGCGGCTGGAACATTTTACCATGCGCAGTTGCCTGCCCCATTTCCGGGCCCGGCGGGTGTTGCCCGTCTTGCACAGTCTGCAAAAGGGTAACTACAAACGGTACGCCGATGTGTCTGCCAATTGGCTGGCTCCGTATCTGGCCGCTTTGGGCGATTTGCTCGAATGA
- a CDS encoding glycosyltransferase family protein — MTLAFTICSVNYLAQARTLGDSLRKTNPDFQYVIGLVDKLSEAKLPAALMPPYPMLEVDQIGIPDFAAMCDRYDITELNTAVKPFYIDYLYETYPDATQVIYFDPDIIVYQPLTKLTQDLNKYSMVLTPHTCSPTPDWERPNEQHHLNTGIYNLGFIGLRRDETARQFVNWWKQRLVYECRIDLCEGLFVDQHWVNFAPVYYDNVLIEHHPGYNVAYWNLHERYLWADEAGQWRVGTQFDLSKKNTNTEYLQFFHYSGYNPYRPDEISKYQTRYSFRERPDAEPLFDFYKQRLLANQNDTYRQYPCVYIKPPVVLRYQRVRRAIKLPFNRIIALLEA, encoded by the coding sequence ATGACTCTCGCTTTTACCATCTGTTCGGTCAATTATCTGGCACAGGCCCGAACGCTGGGCGACTCGCTACGAAAAACGAATCCGGATTTCCAGTATGTCATTGGACTGGTCGACAAGCTCAGCGAAGCTAAATTGCCCGCTGCGCTGATGCCACCGTACCCCATGCTGGAGGTTGATCAGATTGGTATCCCGGATTTTGCGGCTATGTGTGATCGCTACGACATAACCGAGCTGAACACGGCCGTCAAACCATTTTATATCGACTACCTCTACGAAACGTATCCTGACGCGACCCAGGTCATCTATTTCGACCCGGATATTATTGTTTACCAGCCGCTTACGAAATTAACGCAGGACCTGAACAAATACAGTATGGTCCTGACACCCCATACCTGCTCCCCAACCCCCGACTGGGAACGCCCCAACGAGCAGCATCACCTGAACACCGGCATCTATAACCTTGGGTTTATTGGTTTGCGCCGGGACGAAACAGCCCGTCAGTTTGTGAACTGGTGGAAGCAACGCCTGGTCTATGAATGTCGAATTGATCTGTGCGAAGGTCTCTTTGTGGACCAGCACTGGGTTAACTTCGCCCCCGTTTACTACGATAATGTGCTGATCGAGCACCATCCGGGCTACAATGTTGCGTATTGGAACCTGCATGAGCGCTATCTTTGGGCTGATGAAGCAGGACAATGGCGCGTTGGTACCCAATTTGATCTATCGAAAAAAAACACAAACACGGAGTATCTACAGTTCTTTCACTATAGCGGCTACAACCCTTATCGTCCGGACGAGATCTCTAAATACCAGACCCGATATTCATTCCGGGAACGTCCTGACGCAGAACCCTTGTTTGATTTTTATAAACAACGGTTACTAGCTAACCAGAACGATACCTATCGGCAGTACCCATGTGTTTATATTAAACCGCCGGTAGTTCTCCGTTACCAACGGGTTCGTCGGGCCATTAAATTACCATTCAACCGAATTATTGCTTTGCTAGAAGCATAG
- a CDS encoding ArnT family glycosyltransferase, translated as MSLLYLVSLLLFLFYVGQLSTRIARPSLTEWFLTTFLLGAGSVILTGFILSALRLTASSPVWAGSVFVTATILGTVLGRLAATASGTARLANPANHRFSVASLLRERRHTFEQWFGQLPGYSRFLFSLLFVTLVIIAITNLSLVLFTVPNEWDSMTGHLNRVMQYIQRGTMRHFGGTNWNMDTYPKSVCTLQIYSFLMTGRFENGFKFIHHLSYWTAIVAVFGIVQRIGQLSRGQASLSASFFCALAYALLPDFLMQAITTETDIVLTAYLSVLLYMLFTYKQTGDTRYLWLAGMAFGVAFGHKITFALLLPSVFVVMIYTVFLSPSLAVTVGRTWRLAMAIGIGVCLWTLPTGYLKNIEVFGHPIGPPTALKHQSVERAGSLRNLLEQGSRNVVRYGYDHVNLDGIRNLEVGTDINHTMRKPLVMLEDKLHMRLDEETDFSIQPFAFDRKFVFYNANPYWGVFGFALIIPLLLLTLLGIVRSTPHVYLGLALALHFAALSYSAPYDPFKGRYFIETGLFGILFLALLFLNPRTSVATPGRAIWKGYVGLITILGCVSAILCIYLNIRALPFGWTAPDGKAYPSAFASDRIRQMAVGRPDLYVPYKRFDALVPDTATVALGTINDDYEYPLYGPKLSRRLIAINPFEQGLKPIPAEADYLFFDKSVIKPQPGDIRLGTDTTIRAMMIVPAEDYYLRKLKKSREDQ; from the coding sequence ATGAGTTTACTCTACCTCGTTTCACTACTCCTTTTTCTTTTTTACGTTGGTCAGCTGTCGACACGTATTGCGCGCCCGTCGCTGACTGAATGGTTTCTGACAACGTTCCTGCTCGGAGCGGGCAGCGTTATTTTAACGGGTTTTATCTTATCGGCGCTTCGGCTAACAGCCAGCTCGCCGGTGTGGGCGGGTTCGGTCTTCGTTACCGCTACAATCCTGGGTACGGTGCTGGGCCGCCTGGCCGCAACGGCTTCGGGTACTGCTCGTTTGGCTAATCCTGCCAACCACCGTTTCTCCGTAGCGTCCCTGCTCCGCGAACGCCGGCACACGTTCGAGCAGTGGTTCGGGCAGTTACCGGGTTACAGCCGGTTTCTGTTTTCCCTGCTGTTTGTGACCCTGGTGATCATTGCCATCACGAACCTCTCACTGGTGCTGTTTACCGTACCCAATGAGTGGGACAGTATGACGGGACACCTGAACCGGGTTATGCAGTATATCCAGCGGGGTACCATGCGGCACTTCGGGGGTACCAACTGGAACATGGATACCTACCCCAAGAGCGTGTGTACGCTCCAGATCTATTCGTTTCTGATGACGGGGCGGTTCGAGAACGGCTTTAAATTCATTCACCACCTGAGCTACTGGACGGCCATCGTTGCCGTATTTGGTATCGTTCAGCGCATTGGCCAGCTTAGCCGGGGCCAGGCGTCGCTATCGGCCAGTTTCTTCTGCGCTCTGGCCTACGCCCTGCTCCCCGATTTTCTGATGCAGGCCATCACCACCGAAACCGATATTGTTCTGACGGCCTACCTGAGCGTACTGCTCTATATGCTGTTTACCTACAAACAAACCGGCGACACCCGGTACCTGTGGCTGGCGGGCATGGCGTTTGGCGTGGCATTCGGGCACAAGATAACGTTCGCCCTGCTGCTGCCTTCGGTATTCGTCGTCATGATCTATACGGTATTCCTGTCACCGTCGCTGGCCGTGACGGTTGGCCGGACATGGCGGCTGGCCATGGCCATCGGCATTGGCGTCTGCCTGTGGACGCTGCCGACGGGATACCTCAAGAACATCGAAGTATTCGGTCACCCCATTGGGCCGCCAACGGCGCTCAAACACCAGTCGGTAGAACGGGCGGGCTCGCTGCGTAACCTGCTCGAACAGGGAAGCCGCAATGTGGTCCGCTACGGCTATGACCATGTCAACCTCGACGGTATCCGCAACCTCGAAGTCGGCACCGACATCAACCACACCATGCGCAAACCGCTGGTGATGCTCGAAGACAAGCTGCACATGCGGCTGGATGAAGAAACCGACTTCTCGATTCAGCCTTTCGCTTTCGACCGGAAGTTTGTCTTCTACAACGCCAATCCCTATTGGGGTGTGTTTGGCTTCGCGCTTATCATCCCGCTGCTGCTGTTAACGCTGTTGGGTATCGTTCGGTCTACACCGCACGTATACCTGGGGCTGGCCCTGGCGCTTCATTTTGCCGCCCTCTCCTACTCGGCCCCTTATGACCCTTTCAAAGGCCGGTATTTTATCGAAACCGGTTTGTTCGGCATTCTCTTTCTGGCCCTTCTCTTTCTCAACCCCCGTACCTCAGTGGCGACACCGGGCCGGGCCATCTGGAAAGGATACGTCGGCCTGATTACGATACTCGGCTGCGTATCGGCCATCTTATGTATTTACCTCAATATCCGTGCGCTGCCGTTTGGCTGGACCGCCCCCGACGGCAAAGCCTATCCTTCGGCGTTCGCATCGGACCGGATTCGGCAAATGGCCGTTGGACGACCCGATCTTTACGTTCCCTACAAGCGATTTGATGCACTGGTCCCCGACACGGCTACCGTTGCCCTGGGCACTATCAACGACGACTATGAGTACCCGCTTTACGGGCCGAAGTTATCCCGGCGTCTCATTGCCATCAACCCGTTCGAGCAGGGGCTGAAGCCCATACCCGCCGAAGCCGATTACCTGTTCTTCGACAAGAGTGTTATTAAACCCCAGCCCGGCGATATCCGGCTGGGCACCGATACCACAATTCGCGCGATGATGATCGTACCGGCCGAAGATTATTATTTACGAAAACTAAAAAAGAGCCGTGAGGACCAGTGA
- a CDS encoding DUF5672 family protein, with the protein MNHPSPVSVAVVIPVYKPALTAYETISLTQCLRVLGNHTICLAAPHSLDVSFYREFSPTLQARTFDNHYFADIQGYNRLMLSEQFYEAFSDVEYVLIHQLDAFVFQDDLASWCRQGYDYIGAPWLRDRDFTGWTDRFSFGIRQRIATVANLKKEDGVTPREIISLNKVGNGGLSLRRVPTVLRYLRQFRQKIAAYERIHQHQYNEDVFLGIEMNRYWPRLRIPSYRKALHFSVEFFPQWAIEHYNQGKLPFGCHAWDIHETAYWRTIFARYGYQI; encoded by the coding sequence ATGAACCACCCTTCTCCGGTTAGCGTAGCCGTTGTGATTCCCGTTTATAAGCCTGCGCTGACCGCTTACGAAACAATTTCGTTGACACAGTGTCTCCGCGTATTAGGTAATCATACGATCTGTTTAGCGGCTCCGCACAGCCTGGATGTTTCATTTTACCGCGAATTCTCCCCAACTTTACAAGCCAGAACGTTCGATAATCACTATTTCGCCGACATTCAGGGGTATAACCGGTTAATGCTCTCTGAGCAGTTTTACGAAGCATTTTCGGATGTGGAGTACGTACTGATTCATCAACTGGACGCCTTTGTTTTTCAGGATGACCTGGCTAGCTGGTGTCGTCAGGGGTATGATTATATCGGGGCGCCCTGGCTACGGGATCGTGATTTTACCGGTTGGACAGACCGCTTTTCGTTTGGGATCCGGCAGCGTATTGCAACGGTGGCAAACCTAAAAAAGGAAGACGGTGTGACTCCCCGCGAGATCATTAGTCTGAACAAGGTTGGAAACGGTGGCCTGTCACTCCGCCGGGTTCCAACTGTGTTGCGGTACCTGCGGCAGTTTCGGCAAAAAATTGCTGCCTACGAACGGATCCATCAGCACCAGTATAATGAGGATGTGTTTCTGGGCATTGAAATGAACCGCTATTGGCCCCGGCTTCGTATTCCATCCTATCGAAAGGCGCTGCACTTTTCGGTGGAGTTTTTTCCGCAGTGGGCCATTGAGCATTACAACCAGGGTAAACTACCCTTTGGGTGCCACGCCTGGGACATCCATGAAACAGCGTACTGGCGAACTATTTTCGCCCGTTATGGCTACCAAATTTAA